TTAACAACAAATCAACTAATATTACTTGAAGATATCAAAAAAGAAGGAAATTATATAATAATAACAGTTAAAAAAATGGGAACTATTGACGAATATATATGGTGAAAAAATTCCTACACAAAGCTGGCGAATTTTTACGAGAGGTGCAAAAATGCGGGTTAAGGATAGTATTATTTTATATTTCTCGGGATGGGCATTAATAAGTGCATTATTTGCACCATCTGTTGATTTATTTTTTACATTGTTGTTAATCGGATTTTTAATATTTATAGAAATAGGGGATTTTTTTATAGATAATAAAAGTAAAGAAATTTTAAAATCTTTTAAATATGTGTTAATAGCAATATTTGTATTTATTGTTGTGGATAAAATTAAAACCATATTGGTGAAATAAATGAATTTAAAAAGATACTTAGCTAATTTAAAAGAGGGACTGGACTGGAATAATCGAAGTAAATTAAATAAATTTTTAACTATATTTTTTCTTATTTTATTGGTGTCATCATTAATTGCCACAATATATATTATTGAAAATCCAAAACAAACAGAATATTTCACAGAATTTTATATATTGGGTCAAACAGGAAAGGCATATGATTATCCAACCAATTTATTTGCTGGCCAAAATGGAACTGTGATAATTGGTGTGGTGAATCGGGAAGGCAAAGAAATGAATTATACCGTCGAAATTTATTTGGTAAATGCAACATATAACGATATAAATATCACCGAAAATATCACAAATGACACATATGGCACAAACAGCATTATTATAAATAATATAACGAGACTAGATAAATTTGATAATATATTACTATATCCAAAACCAATTGTGGTTGAAGGAAATTGGAGCTCCCAATGGGAAACACCATATATGATTAACATAAATAAATCTGGAAATTACCAATTATGGTTTTTATTATTTGAAAATGAAACATATAAAAATGACAGTGAAACTCAAAAAATATATCATGGCATTAATAACGATATTCTTAGCTTAAAATTAAATATTGAAGTTAAAAAATCATATATGTGGGGTTAATTTATGAAAATTTCAGTAATAGGAACAGGATATGTTGGCTTAATTCAAAGTGTAGGTTTGGCAGAGTTTGGATTTGATGTAGTAGGTATAGATATAGACGAAACTAAGGTAAAACGACTTAATGAGGGTAAATGTCCATTGTATGAAGATGGTTTGGAGGAGCTCCTAACAAATAATATAAATAAAAACTTAAAATTTACAACCTCATACCAGGAGATAAAAGATAGTGATATTATTTTTCTATGTGTGGGGACCCCCCAAGATGAAAAAGGAAATGCAGATTTAAGATTTATTTACTCCGCCACAGAATCGATTAAAAAACAGCTAACAAAGGACAGTTATAAAGTTATAGTTCTAAAATCCACAGTACCAATTGGAACAAATAGAAAAATTAAGGAATCGTTAAAGGATTATATCGTTGATGTTGTTTCAAATCCTGAATTTTTAAGGGAGGGAATTGCAGTAGATGATTTCTTTAATCCTGAAAGAATTGTATTGGGATTTGAAAATTTAGAAAATAAAAAACCAATTGAAGCGATGAAAAAAATATATGGGGAATTTGAAGATAAGGGAGCTCCCATAATTATCACAGATTGGGAAAGTGCTGAAATGATAAAATATGCTTCCAATGCCTTTTTAGCTACAAAAATTTCCTTTGCAAATGAATTATCAAAATTATCCGATGAAGTTGGTGCAGATATAAAAACCATAAGTGAGGCCATGGGAATCGATAAAAGGATTGGAAACAAGTTTTTAAACGCTGGAATAGGCTATGGCGGAAGCTGCTTCCATCCTGATGAAATACTATTTGTGGATTTTGGAGATGGATTAGAATGTATGGCATTTAAAGAACTATTTGACGAGCTCAGTAGAGACAATAATAGAAGTGTGAAAATATTATCCATCAATAAAAATTTAAAATTGGATTTAGCAAATCTAAAATTAATAACAAAAAGAGATTACTCTGATGATTTAATTGTTTTAAAAACGACAATGGGAAGAGAAATAAAAATAACAAAAGACCATCCTGTTGTTGTGTTGAATGGAGATAAACTACATGTTAAATTAGCGGAAAATATTAAAGAAGGGGATGAAATAGCACTACCTAAGGGGGAATTTAATAGTAATAGTAATATTAATAATATAATTACAATCGATATATTGGAAGAAATAAAAAATACCCCATTAATTGAAAAAACATATTTAAATAATAAAAATATGGTGTTAAATGAATTTGAGAATATAAGAGCTCATCTATCAAACAAATATATTCACGATATAAAGAAGAATGGAACCGTAAGAGCAAAGGATATGTTACCAATAAGAAGCATATTAAATAAATATAATTATAATTCAAATAGGCTATTCACCGTTAGAAGCAAATCTACAACAATTCCATCAGTTATAAAAATAGACGGCGATTTTGCTAGATTAATAGGATATTATTTAGCAGAAGGTTGGATTTCAGAGGATGGTAAAAAAAATGGTGCTATTAGAAAAAGAATTAGTTTTTCATTCGGAGCTCATGAGGAAGAATATATCAACGATGTTAAAAATATATTGAATAAATTGGATATAAATTATATCGAAAAAATTAGAAATGGTTCCCATTCCATAATAATATCTTCAAAATTGTTGGCATATATCTTCGAAGAGGCATTAAAATGTGGAAATAATTGTTATAACAAGCAAATACCGCCACAAATATTTAATTCACCATCAGATATTAAATGGGAATTCTTAAAAGGTATTTTAAGGGGAGATGGAGGTATTGTTAAATTAAATAATAACAAGAACCTAAACATTGAATATGGAACAGTCAGTAAAAAATTGGCAAATTCTTTGATGATATTATTACAATCGTTGGGCATAATCACATCATTAAAAAGATGCTACAATAACAAAAGCACAACATTAACCTATATTATAAGGATAAACGGATTAAACCAGGTTAAAAAAATCGGAGAATTATTTGGGGATAAATGGAACAATTACAAAGAA
The window above is part of the Methanococcus aeolicus Nankai-3 genome. Proteins encoded here:
- a CDS encoding DUF1616 domain-containing protein, with the translated sequence MNLKRYLANLKEGLDWNNRSKLNKFLTIFFLILLVSSLIATIYIIENPKQTEYFTEFYILGQTGKAYDYPTNLFAGQNGTVIIGVVNREGKEMNYTVEIYLVNATYNDINITENITNDTYGTNSIIINNITRLDKFDNILLYPKPIVVEGNWSSQWETPYMININKSGNYQLWFLLFENETYKNDSETQKIYHGINNDILSLKLNIEVKKSYMWG
- a CDS encoding nucleotide sugar dehydrogenase, giving the protein MKISVIGTGYVGLIQSVGLAEFGFDVVGIDIDETKVKRLNEGKCPLYEDGLEELLTNNINKNLKFTTSYQEIKDSDIIFLCVGTPQDEKGNADLRFIYSATESIKKQLTKDSYKVIVLKSTVPIGTNRKIKESLKDYIVDVVSNPEFLREGIAVDDFFNPERIVLGFENLENKKPIEAMKKIYGEFEDKGAPIIITDWESAEMIKYASNAFLATKISFANELSKLSDEVGADIKTISEAMGIDKRIGNKFLNAGIGYGGSCFHPDEILFVDFGDGLECMAFKELFDELSRDNNRSVKILSINKNLKLDLANLKLITKRDYSDDLIVLKTTMGREIKITKDHPVVVLNGDKLHVKLAENIKEGDEIALPKGEFNSNSNINNIITIDILEEIKNTPLIEKTYLNNKNMVLNEFENIRAHLSNKYIHDIKKNGTVRAKDMLPIRSILNKYNYNSNRLFTVRSKSTTIPSVIKIDGDFARLIGYYLAEGWISEDGKKNGAIRKRISFSFGAHEEEYINDVKNILNKLDINYIEKIRNGSHSIIISSKLLAYIFEEALKCGNNCYNKQIPPQIFNSPSDIKWEFLKGILRGDGGIVKLNNNKNLNIEYGTVSKKLANSLMILLQSLGIITSLKRCYNNKSTTLTYIIRINGLNQVKKIGELFGDKWNNYKEIADNYERNIKPIGYKKFDNYASLKVKSVEREYYGGEVYSVETDNNLLISSYGLLIHNCFPKDVRALINQFENHNISPKLIKATDEVNDEQIKWFFDKIKNYYNNDINQKTFAVLGLAFKPNTDDLRESRGIKLIDLLLEDGAIVKGFDYVEKARENTINKYKLDKSKAFYGYNLYVLDDLYETVKDVDAIIITTEYDFNDEDWEKINKLVKDKVVFDGRNILDMDKIKKLGFEYYGVGRK